One Vespa velutina chromosome 12, iVesVel2.1, whole genome shotgun sequence DNA window includes the following coding sequences:
- the LOC124953459 gene encoding regulator of MON1-CCZ1 complex isoform X2, with amino-acid sequence MEKEKEGNDDYYLELSSDPIKFESVSCLTNVFFDDYKQQVFAVRSGGVTGVLVKGPNQNIIFRMEDKGPVISIKFSPDMNILAIQRTNTSVEFMNFSSSHEPDGIEYSQSCKGRTATILGFVWTHGNEILFVTDQGVELFQVNPEKRITKTLKSSNLMINWFVFCPKSYLVLLSTGTVGNLMQALHVTPGNIQKFTKFEMEPSTTKPGKLAVSERDVALAVLYGTPCIIVLRHQPGANRSVGTAFVYVYTIHKMLTIKKSHILKLDASGRFAINVVDNLIIVHHQASKTSMIFDIMLPGVSDGTVIHHTSVASAKSIKPYNLVVPGATLSDELLQPCQLLFQPNIVIDVKLGCLWYIELRLEVLIKLIKDKVLLVEFLMQRSNAKQILIQVLQQFMTELPISLMDIPAIFDKINPVYRNYLEKEIQNQIGTPLQNNTKNGSTTTENYKYKLKIEQSDMYSIILPKFPENTIEPKMIVWVLLEYIRSLTEHGIPVEHYLHELVITTLVHRKAYYQLHQLLQYHVVADSKHLACLLLSLENLYPAAHQLALDMLKRLGNAHEEIIEVLLSKGHILAALRYVRSVGMIDQVSARKFLEAAKVSNDATLFHSVFKFFEQRNLRLRNTTAFTRGEHCQPYVQHFKYLFQGTDNGCNSDTNSNVTTISS; translated from the exons atggagaaggagaaggaaggaaacgatgattattatttagaattatCTTCTGATCCTATTAAGTTTGAATCCGTTAGTTGTCTTACCAATGTTTTTTTCGACGACTATAAACAGCAA GTCTTTGCTGTTCGATCTGGTGGTGTCACTGGTGTTTTGGTCAAGGGAcctaatcaaaatataatatttagaatGGAGGATAAAGGTCCGGTAATCTCTATAAAGTTTTCTCCAGATATGAATATACTTGCGATACAGCGTACAAACACATCTGTAGAGTTTATGAATTTCTCTTCATCGCATGAACCAGATGGTATAGAGTATTCTCAGTCGTGTAAGGGAAGGACTGCCACTATATTAGGTTTCGTTTGGACACATggcaatgaaatattatttgttaccGATCAGGGAGTAGAATTGTTTCAA GTAAATCCAGAGAAACGTATTACTAAAACACTGAAATCTTctaatttaatgattaattggTTTGTATTTTGTCCTAAAAGTTATTTGGTCTTGTTGTCTACTGGTACAGTAGGAAATTTAATGCAAGCATTACATGTAACGCCTGGCAACATTCAAAAATTTACCAAGTTTGAAA TGGAACCTAGTACAACCAAGCCAGGAAAGCTCGCTGTTTCTGAAAGAGATGTGGCTTTAGCTGTTTTGTATGGAACGCCTTGTATTATTGTTTTGCGACATCAACCAGGAGCTAATCGTTCTGTTGGAACtgcatttgtatatgtatatactattcataa gatgttaacgattaaaaaaagtcATATTCTTAAGCTCGATGCCAGTGGACGATTTGCTATTAATGTTGTAGACAACCTTATTATTGTTCATCATCAGGCATCGAAG acaTCAATGATTTTTGATATAATGTTGCCTGGTGTAAGTGATGGTACTGTGATACATCATACTAGTGTAGCATCAGCAAAGTCTATTAAACCATACAATCTTGTTGTCCCAGGTGCAACTTTGTCAGATGAGTTGTTACAGCCTTGTCAACTAT TATTTCAACCAAATATTGTGATTGATGTTAAGTTAGGATGCTTATG GTACATAGAACTGAGGTTGGAAGTGTTAATTAAACTTATTAAAGACAAAGTTTTATTAGTAGAATTTCTTATGCAGCGATCTAATGCGAAACAAATTTTGATACAAGTATTACAGCAATTTATGACTGAGTTGCCAATAAGTTTAATGGATATTCCAGCGATTTTTGACAAAATTAATCCTGTATACAGAAATTATCTTGAAAAGGAAATACAGAATCAg ATCGGTACACCTCTTCAGAACAATACAAAAAATGGTAGCACTACTACAGAGAATTACaagtacaaattaaaaattgaacaaaGTGATATGTATAGTATCATTTTGCCAAAATTTCCTGAAAATACGATAGAACCAAAAATGATAGTATGGGTCCTCCTAGAATATATCAG ATCTTTAACAGAACATGGAATCCCTGTGGAACATTATTTACACGAGTTAGTTATCACAACATTGGTACATAGGAAAGCATATTATCAACTACATCAATTATTGCAATATCATGTTGTAGCTGACTCGAAACATTTAGCTTGTTTATTGCTAtccttagaaaatttatatccaGCTGCTCATCAATTGGCATTGGATATGTTAAAACGATTAGGAAATGCAcatgaagaaataattgaagtaCTTTTATCGAAAGGACATATTTTAGCTGCTCTTCG ATATGTTCGTTCAGTGGGAATGATAGATCAGGTATCGGCTCGAAAATTTTTAGAAGCAGCAAAAGTTTCCAATGATGCCACCCTTTTTCATTCGGTCTTCAAATTTTTTGAACAGCGTAATTTAAGGTTACGTAATACAACAGCTTTCACAAGAGGAGAACATTGTCAACCATATGTacaacattttaaatatttgtttcaagGGACGGATAATGGATGTAATTCCGATACAAACTCTAATGTTACTACAATTTCATCGTAA
- the LOC124953459 gene encoding regulator of MON1-CCZ1 complex isoform X1: protein MEKEKEGNDDYYLELSSDPIKFESVSCLTNVFFDDYKQQVFAVRSGGVTGVLVKGPNQNIIFRMEDKGPVISIKFSPDMNILAIQRTNTSVEFMNFSSSHEPDGIEYSQSCKGRTATILGFVWTHGNEILFVTDQGVELFQVNPEKRITKTLKSSNLMINWFVFCPKSYLVLLSTGTVGNLMQALHVTPGNIQKFTKFEMEPSTTKPGKLAVSERDVALAVLYGTPCIIVLRHQPGANRSVGTAFVYVYTIHKMLTIKKSHILKLDASGRFAINVVDNLIIVHHQASKTSMIFDIMLPGVSDGTVIHHTSVASAKSIKPYNLVVPGATLSDELLQPCQLYSPNWVVFQPNIVIDVKLGCLWYIELRLEVLIKLIKDKVLLVEFLMQRSNAKQILIQVLQQFMTELPISLMDIPAIFDKINPVYRNYLEKEIQNQIGTPLQNNTKNGSTTTENYKYKLKIEQSDMYSIILPKFPENTIEPKMIVWVLLEYIRSLTEHGIPVEHYLHELVITTLVHRKAYYQLHQLLQYHVVADSKHLACLLLSLENLYPAAHQLALDMLKRLGNAHEEIIEVLLSKGHILAALRYVRSVGMIDQVSARKFLEAAKVSNDATLFHSVFKFFEQRNLRLRNTTAFTRGEHCQPYVQHFKYLFQGTDNGCNSDTNSNVTTISS from the exons atggagaaggagaaggaaggaaacgatgattattatttagaattatCTTCTGATCCTATTAAGTTTGAATCCGTTAGTTGTCTTACCAATGTTTTTTTCGACGACTATAAACAGCAA GTCTTTGCTGTTCGATCTGGTGGTGTCACTGGTGTTTTGGTCAAGGGAcctaatcaaaatataatatttagaatGGAGGATAAAGGTCCGGTAATCTCTATAAAGTTTTCTCCAGATATGAATATACTTGCGATACAGCGTACAAACACATCTGTAGAGTTTATGAATTTCTCTTCATCGCATGAACCAGATGGTATAGAGTATTCTCAGTCGTGTAAGGGAAGGACTGCCACTATATTAGGTTTCGTTTGGACACATggcaatgaaatattatttgttaccGATCAGGGAGTAGAATTGTTTCAA GTAAATCCAGAGAAACGTATTACTAAAACACTGAAATCTTctaatttaatgattaattggTTTGTATTTTGTCCTAAAAGTTATTTGGTCTTGTTGTCTACTGGTACAGTAGGAAATTTAATGCAAGCATTACATGTAACGCCTGGCAACATTCAAAAATTTACCAAGTTTGAAA TGGAACCTAGTACAACCAAGCCAGGAAAGCTCGCTGTTTCTGAAAGAGATGTGGCTTTAGCTGTTTTGTATGGAACGCCTTGTATTATTGTTTTGCGACATCAACCAGGAGCTAATCGTTCTGTTGGAACtgcatttgtatatgtatatactattcataa gatgttaacgattaaaaaaagtcATATTCTTAAGCTCGATGCCAGTGGACGATTTGCTATTAATGTTGTAGACAACCTTATTATTGTTCATCATCAGGCATCGAAG acaTCAATGATTTTTGATATAATGTTGCCTGGTGTAAGTGATGGTACTGTGATACATCATACTAGTGTAGCATCAGCAAAGTCTATTAAACCATACAATCTTGTTGTCCCAGGTGCAACTTTGTCAGATGAGTTGTTACAGCCTTGTCAACTAT ATTCCCCTAATTGGGTAGTATTTCAACCAAATATTGTGATTGATGTTAAGTTAGGATGCTTATG GTACATAGAACTGAGGTTGGAAGTGTTAATTAAACTTATTAAAGACAAAGTTTTATTAGTAGAATTTCTTATGCAGCGATCTAATGCGAAACAAATTTTGATACAAGTATTACAGCAATTTATGACTGAGTTGCCAATAAGTTTAATGGATATTCCAGCGATTTTTGACAAAATTAATCCTGTATACAGAAATTATCTTGAAAAGGAAATACAGAATCAg ATCGGTACACCTCTTCAGAACAATACAAAAAATGGTAGCACTACTACAGAGAATTACaagtacaaattaaaaattgaacaaaGTGATATGTATAGTATCATTTTGCCAAAATTTCCTGAAAATACGATAGAACCAAAAATGATAGTATGGGTCCTCCTAGAATATATCAG ATCTTTAACAGAACATGGAATCCCTGTGGAACATTATTTACACGAGTTAGTTATCACAACATTGGTACATAGGAAAGCATATTATCAACTACATCAATTATTGCAATATCATGTTGTAGCTGACTCGAAACATTTAGCTTGTTTATTGCTAtccttagaaaatttatatccaGCTGCTCATCAATTGGCATTGGATATGTTAAAACGATTAGGAAATGCAcatgaagaaataattgaagtaCTTTTATCGAAAGGACATATTTTAGCTGCTCTTCG ATATGTTCGTTCAGTGGGAATGATAGATCAGGTATCGGCTCGAAAATTTTTAGAAGCAGCAAAAGTTTCCAATGATGCCACCCTTTTTCATTCGGTCTTCAAATTTTTTGAACAGCGTAATTTAAGGTTACGTAATACAACAGCTTTCACAAGAGGAGAACATTGTCAACCATATGTacaacattttaaatatttgtttcaagGGACGGATAATGGATGTAATTCCGATACAAACTCTAATGTTACTACAATTTCATCGTAA